One stretch of Balneola sp. MJW-20 DNA includes these proteins:
- a CDS encoding ATP-binding protein: MIRIITYRTVTLLLLTIICFVSAEAQVPEQLYFENFTVEEGLPGNPIRDITQDSLGFMWFAAEGGVARYDGYEFEVFRNIPGDQTSISDDDVTRIITDKYGDIWVNTFVGIEKYDPLTNTFIRHFQNPSDSTYIEPGSVSMFVSTRVGGDLWIGAIEHGLIRYNPKTGDFKKYKSIVNDDDTLNISVVFDLTEDPDGNIWISTESSGILKFELETETITRLNFEESDPAGLKDKTTAKRVFVDSDNRLWIDYAPVLTWSYDNIQTGDDTGLWVLDLKTGNGKPFAYDPIKQPFTGPLFYPLESDSVIWFARPFPLSGKIGLHAWSRTDSSYTLFKSKANDPNSLITDHAEVIYIDTFGSLWVGTQMGLSKTDISRKRLEAFSADPDQIKSDANRFAGIIEVRPNIFWITRTNQDPIEWDRNANTWKEFKLPYSSSSENEFDAFGSLIGVKQGDNIWYRKPDLKAVGNYNVITGEDNTYDIFREGSDDYVVLGIHTNDDRNVWVSSRVGLTGINTETGASNFYPLLSGFITNDTLAIQDIAFATGDTIWTMTIDVPLDSSRQTFGILLNRFNPASGTYEPIEIDQNYLDALGHGYAVDLLADHNGDLWISKSNGLVHYDVSEDHFTWYNQEDGLADRFVLKAVEDELGMIWMSTQYGISRFDPENKSFRNFERSDGLRSIQLTPEGVIKRENGEILFTGVGGLNIVDPATLEEYGIPPSVLLTGLTIDGNRYATDKPLSQTDLIELPWGQSGLEIGYTAINFRSADKTTYSYQMEGINDEFIDVGTRRYAQFTKLEPGDYTFRVRATNADGLSSENDTILAITILPPWWRTWWAYLIYTLIFAAGIFLVDRVQRRRVLYKEKERAREKELKQAKKIEEAYRELERSHENLKAAQEQLVQQEKLASLGQLTAGIAHEIKNPLNFVNNFSDLSIELIDEVRQELASVWEIKESPQQQDINAILSDIETNLKKIHEHGSRADSIVKSMLQHSRGGSGEKKDTDINELVNEYVNLAYHGMRAGKDPINVDIIFEPDEKAGMVPVIAEDFSRVIVNLCNNAFDALREKLALNSTKGLEVKNNKGEKFSPELFVSTRLIDNTIEVQIRDNGPGIADEIREKIMQPFYTTKKGKEGTGLGLSISNDVMQAHGGKIEIESKVGQFTLFRLYLTKNG, encoded by the coding sequence ATGATCAGAATAATTACATACCGTACTGTAACACTCTTGTTACTGACAATCATTTGTTTTGTCTCTGCCGAGGCTCAGGTTCCGGAACAGCTTTACTTCGAGAATTTCACGGTTGAAGAAGGTCTGCCAGGTAATCCCATCAGAGATATCACTCAGGACAGTCTTGGTTTCATGTGGTTCGCTGCTGAGGGTGGGGTTGCACGATATGATGGGTATGAGTTCGAGGTATTCCGGAATATACCGGGAGACCAAACTTCGATATCCGATGATGATGTTACGCGCATCATTACAGATAAATACGGAGACATCTGGGTTAACACTTTTGTGGGAATAGAAAAATATGATCCGCTCACCAATACATTTATAAGGCATTTTCAGAACCCCTCTGATTCCACATATATTGAACCCGGGTCTGTAAGCATGTTCGTATCCACGCGCGTTGGCGGAGATCTGTGGATCGGTGCTATTGAACATGGCCTGATACGTTATAATCCAAAGACAGGTGATTTCAAAAAATATAAATCAATCGTAAACGATGACGATACTCTGAACATATCGGTAGTCTTTGACCTGACTGAGGATCCTGATGGAAATATCTGGATCTCAACCGAATCATCCGGGATCCTCAAGTTTGAATTAGAAACTGAAACGATCACCCGCCTGAACTTCGAAGAGTCTGATCCGGCCGGATTGAAAGATAAAACTACCGCAAAACGTGTCTTTGTTGATTCAGATAATCGTCTGTGGATAGATTATGCACCCGTCCTGACCTGGTCATATGATAATATTCAGACAGGAGATGACACCGGGCTTTGGGTACTTGACCTGAAAACTGGTAATGGAAAACCTTTTGCCTATGATCCTATAAAACAACCGTTCACCGGACCTTTATTTTACCCTCTAGAGTCAGACAGTGTGATCTGGTTTGCCCGCCCCTTCCCTCTTTCCGGTAAAATTGGGCTTCATGCCTGGTCCAGGACCGACAGCTCGTACACATTATTCAAATCCAAAGCGAACGATCCGAATTCCCTGATCACAGATCATGCAGAGGTGATCTATATTGATACATTTGGCTCTTTATGGGTTGGCACACAAATGGGACTCAGTAAAACTGATATTAGCCGTAAACGACTCGAAGCCTTTAGTGCTGATCCGGATCAGATCAAAAGTGATGCCAACCGATTTGCAGGTATTATCGAAGTAAGACCCAATATATTTTGGATCACAAGGACCAACCAGGATCCTATCGAATGGGACCGTAATGCAAATACCTGGAAAGAATTCAAATTGCCTTATTCAAGCTCATCAGAAAACGAATTTGATGCTTTTGGTTCATTAATTGGCGTTAAACAGGGAGATAATATCTGGTACAGGAAACCGGATTTAAAGGCTGTAGGTAACTACAATGTTATAACAGGAGAAGATAACACCTATGATATTTTCCGGGAGGGATCTGATGATTATGTAGTACTTGGAATACATACAAACGATGACCGGAATGTATGGGTATCCAGCAGGGTGGGTTTAACCGGGATTAATACTGAGACCGGTGCTTCAAATTTCTATCCCTTGCTTTCAGGATTCATAACGAATGATACTCTTGCTATTCAGGATATTGCTTTCGCCACCGGTGATACGATCTGGACAATGACCATCGATGTCCCGCTGGACTCCAGCAGGCAGACTTTTGGGATTCTACTCAACAGATTTAACCCGGCTTCCGGAACTTATGAACCCATCGAGATAGACCAGAATTATCTGGATGCATTGGGTCACGGTTATGCAGTTGACCTGTTGGCTGACCATAATGGGGACTTGTGGATATCGAAGTCTAATGGACTGGTTCACTATGATGTATCTGAAGATCATTTTACCTGGTATAATCAGGAAGACGGGCTTGCAGACCGTTTTGTTCTTAAGGCTGTGGAAGACGAACTTGGTATGATATGGATGTCCACTCAGTATGGTATTTCTAGATTTGACCCGGAAAATAAGTCTTTCAGAAATTTTGAACGATCTGATGGTCTCCGATCCATACAATTGACTCCCGAGGGAGTAATTAAAAGGGAGAATGGGGAGATCCTATTTACAGGTGTAGGAGGACTGAATATAGTGGATCCGGCTACTCTGGAAGAATATGGGATACCTCCTTCCGTATTACTTACAGGTCTCACGATTGATGGTAACCGTTATGCTACTGACAAACCTCTTAGTCAGACTGATTTAATTGAACTACCCTGGGGACAATCAGGGCTTGAGATCGGATATACGGCTATCAATTTCCGTTCCGCTGATAAGACCACATACAGTTACCAGATGGAAGGTATCAATGATGAATTCATCGATGTGGGTACACGCCGCTATGCACAGTTTACAAAACTAGAACCCGGAGACTATACATTCAGGGTCAGGGCCACCAATGCTGACGGACTCAGCAGTGAGAACGATACCATCCTTGCGATCACTATACTCCCCCCATGGTGGAGGACCTGGTGGGCCTACCTGATTTATACACTGATATTCGCAGCTGGTATTTTCTTAGTTGACCGCGTACAGCGGCGCAGGGTTTTGTACAAAGAAAAAGAAAGAGCACGGGAGAAGGAACTCAAACAGGCTAAAAAGATCGAGGAAGCTTATCGTGAACTGGAAAGATCTCATGAGAACCTGAAGGCGGCGCAGGAACAGCTGGTACAACAGGAAAAGCTGGCTTCTCTGGGACAGTTGACTGCGGGAATCGCTCACGAGATCAAGAACCCGCTGAACTTCGTGAATAATTTCTCAGATCTGAGTATTGAACTTATTGATGAGGTGAGGCAAGAGCTCGCTTCCGTATGGGAGATAAAGGAATCTCCTCAACAGCAGGATATAAACGCCATCCTCAGCGACATCGAAACCAATTTAAAGAAGATCCATGAACATGGGTCACGTGCTGACTCTATTGTTAAATCCATGCTTCAGCATTCCAGAGGAGGTTCCGGAGAAAAGAAAGACACCGATATCAACGAACTGGTCAATGAATATGTCAATCTTGCCTATCATGGGATGAGAGCCGGCAAAGACCCCATAAACGTCGATATCATTTTTGAACCTGATGAAAAGGCCGGCATGGTACCCGTTATCGCAGAAGACTTCAGCAGGGTGATCGTTAATCTGTGCAATAATGCTTTTGATGCCTTGAGGGAGAAACTTGCCCTGAATAGTACTAAGGGTTTAGAAGTAAAAAATAATAAAGGTGAAAAGTTCTCCCCTGAATTATTTGTAAGTACCCGTCTAATTGACAATACTATTGAAGTTCAGATCAGGGATAATGGTCCGGGAATAGCGGATGAGATTCGTGAAAAGATCATGCAACCCTTTTACACCACCAAAAAAGGTAAAGAAGGCACGGGTCTTGGTCTGTCAATTTCCAATGATGTAATGCAGGCTCACGGGGGAAAAATAGAAATTGAATCAAAAGTCGGGCAATTTACGCTCTTTCGTTTATATTTAACTAAAAATGGGTAA
- a CDS encoding response regulator, with product MKFLVVDDEKDVEMLFRQKFRKEVRKGVLELEFAFSGQEALELLQSKQPPDVVYIFSDINMPGMTGFELLDAVKSQFPHIKVSMISAYGDTENYEKAINSGAKEFFTKPIDFESLRDEVNQLLNESD from the coding sequence ATGAAGTTTCTAGTAGTAGATGATGAAAAAGATGTCGAGATGCTGTTTCGGCAGAAATTCAGAAAAGAGGTCAGAAAAGGGGTTTTAGAACTGGAATTCGCATTTTCGGGTCAGGAAGCATTGGAATTGCTTCAAAGTAAGCAGCCACCTGATGTAGTTTATATCTTTTCAGATATCAATATGCCGGGCATGACAGGCTTTGAATTACTGGATGCTGTGAAATCTCAGTTTCCGCATATCAAGGTAAGTATGATCTCCGCTTACGGTGATACTGAAAATTATGAGAAGGCGATCAATTCCGGTGCTAAGGAGTTTTTTACTAAACCCATCGATTTCGAATCATTGAGAGATGAAGTGAACCAGCTTTTGAATGAAAGCGATTAA
- a CDS encoding PP2C family protein-serine/threonine phosphatase, whose protein sequence is MSKRKIMVVDDEPDLQMLILQRFRKQIQQDVYEFCFAENGEEALNMLNESSDISLVLSDLNMPKMDGLTFLAEAQKLEKPTLKTVIVSAYGDMENIRTAMNRGAFDFITKPIDFRDLEITIEKGLGEIQLILDSLAQKEQLEAVQTDLETAARIQHKILPQDNPAFPGRNEFNVYGEMHTARQVGGDFYDYFLLDDDHLGFVIGDVSGKGVPASIYMAVSRTMLKAIASQIEDPAECLSTVNTMLIPESDLTTFVTVFYGVLDLNSGLVKYCNGGHNLPYVIRKDGTVEEVENTSGLLLGKIEPIEYETKELKLEPGDKFLLFTDGVTEAMNELEDMYEEPRLEEFLAKHHEDGINKLVRSLIVDVLKFMGKANQSDDITILSVEFAGKE, encoded by the coding sequence ATGAGTAAGCGTAAAATCATGGTGGTGGATGACGAACCAGATCTGCAAATGCTGATCCTTCAAAGATTCCGTAAGCAAATTCAGCAGGATGTGTATGAATTTTGCTTTGCTGAAAATGGAGAAGAAGCACTTAATATGCTCAACGAAAGCAGTGATATCTCGCTGGTTCTTTCTGATCTCAACATGCCTAAAATGGATGGTCTCACCTTTCTTGCAGAAGCCCAGAAACTTGAAAAGCCTACCCTAAAAACGGTGATCGTTTCAGCTTACGGAGATATGGAAAATATCCGTACTGCTATGAACCGGGGCGCATTTGATTTTATTACCAAACCCATCGACTTCCGTGATCTGGAGATCACTATTGAAAAAGGATTGGGAGAGATCCAGCTTATCCTCGATTCTCTGGCTCAGAAAGAGCAACTTGAGGCAGTACAAACGGATCTGGAAACAGCGGCTCGTATTCAGCATAAGATCCTCCCCCAGGATAATCCGGCTTTTCCAGGACGAAATGAATTCAATGTTTACGGAGAAATGCACACTGCCCGCCAGGTCGGCGGCGATTTTTACGATTATTTTTTACTGGATGATGATCACCTTGGATTTGTGATCGGTGATGTTTCCGGGAAGGGAGTCCCGGCTTCTATTTATATGGCCGTATCCCGGACCATGCTAAAAGCCATCGCCTCTCAGATAGAAGATCCGGCAGAATGTTTGTCCACCGTGAATACCATGCTTATCCCGGAAAGTGATCTTACCACTTTTGTGACCGTTTTTTATGGAGTCCTGGATCTGAATTCCGGCCTGGTGAAGTACTGTAATGGAGGTCATAATCTACCCTATGTGATCCGTAAGGATGGGACTGTTGAGGAAGTTGAAAATACCTCAGGTCTGTTACTTGGAAAGATCGAGCCCATTGAGTACGAAACCAAAGAGCTAAAGCTCGAACCAGGGGACAAATTCCTTCTGTTTACAGATGGAGTTACCGAAGCCATGAACGAACTTGAAGATATGTATGAAGAGCCACGCCTGGAAGAGTTTCTGGCGAAGCATCATGAAGACGGGATCAACAAACTGGTCCGCAGCCTGATCGTAGATGTGCTTAAATTCATGGGCAAGGCCAATCAGTCTGATGATATTACGATTCTATCGGTAGAGTTTGCCGGAAAGGAATAA